The Roseofilum casamattae BLCC-M143 genome includes a window with the following:
- a CDS encoding tetratricopeptide repeat protein, with amino-acid sequence MTPGQILFSQLAIDEDRIPLEYLNSYIAVEYYLTTEDEPPKDTSQLAKMQRYLDSMLVLAKMHNLEAVKLILNYSINLEEKITMLLPIKDRFLSNGNFNMVIETSDEILQNFAQYLDSELDYIWLWKGQALQGMGKSIEAYNIFTKISQNQKSTIENRVYAKVCLLINQTQRGIYKIEDLQNFLSDIESQWNGIDSRKREQYEIAILEQIAYHEMNHGRYDHALKFYDRALKIISIQGEIYQQIPILCHRGVIYRRKQEYEKAIQSLEDALEKSLIIENEVRVGWIKHHLAWTYLNKGEYDCAYVFCQESLKMYKEIQDLRGVSDCYEQLGLIQIAKRQLNDAYINLKQSLEIRNNIKNLHGSASSLKNLAVVSWHQKKYIKFLQYLIRSFIQYYKIGVLNQNRILRMVKFIYVWIFGKRTWTT; translated from the coding sequence ATGACACCTGGTCAGATTTTATTTAGTCAATTGGCAATAGATGAGGATCGAATCCCCTTGGAATACCTTAATTCCTACATCGCAGTGGAATACTATCTGACAACTGAAGATGAACCACCTAAAGACACAAGCCAATTGGCAAAAATGCAACGTTATTTGGATTCAATGCTCGTTCTCGCTAAAATGCATAATCTAGAGGCAGTCAAGTTAATATTAAATTATTCAATAAATCTTGAAGAAAAGATTACCATGTTATTGCCAATCAAGGATAGATTTCTATCAAATGGTAATTTTAATATGGTGATTGAAACGAGCGATGAGATTCTGCAAAACTTTGCCCAATACCTGGATTCCGAGCTAGATTATATATGGCTCTGGAAAGGTCAAGCTTTGCAAGGGATGGGAAAATCTATAGAAGCGTACAATATTTTCACAAAAATAAGCCAAAATCAGAAAAGTACTATAGAAAATCGAGTCTATGCTAAGGTGTGTTTATTGATTAACCAAACCCAAAGGGGTATTTATAAAATCGAAGATCTGCAAAATTTTTTAAGCGATATAGAGAGCCAATGGAATGGTATTGATTCCCGCAAAAGAGAACAATATGAAATAGCTATTTTAGAGCAAATTGCTTATCATGAAATGAACCATGGTAGATACGATCATGCACTAAAATTTTACGATCGCGCCCTCAAAATAATCTCTATACAAGGAGAAATTTATCAACAAATTCCTATTCTGTGCCATCGTGGTGTTATCTATAGAAGAAAACAAGAGTATGAGAAAGCAATCCAATCTTTGGAAGACGCTTTAGAAAAATCTTTAATCATTGAAAATGAAGTTAGAGTGGGTTGGATAAAACATCATTTAGCTTGGACTTACCTGAATAAAGGAGAATATGACTGTGCGTATGTTTTTTGTCAAGAGTCTCTCAAAATGTATAAAGAAATACAAGATCTGAGAGGTGTCTCTGACTGTTATGAACAATTAGGACTAATACAAATAGCAAAAAGACAGTTAAATGATGCATATATAAATCTCAAACAATCTCTTGAGATCCGCAATAATATTAAAAATCTTCATGGTTCAGCCAGTTCTCTTAAAAATTTAGCTGTTGTTTCATGGCATCAGAAAAAATACATAAAATTTCTACAATATTTAATTCGGAGTTTTATCCAATACTATAAGATTGGAGTATTGAACCAAAATCGGATACTAAGGATGGTGAAATTTATTTATGTTT